One genomic segment of Polyodon spathula isolate WHYD16114869_AA chromosome 17, ASM1765450v1, whole genome shotgun sequence includes these proteins:
- the LOC121329596 gene encoding serine/threonine-protein kinase VRK1-like, with amino-acid sequence MPPKSKPLGKARAPAKRKLAEEFPRGEVLTDTAKKQWVLGEPIGQGGFGLLYLANENSSGTVGKDAPYVIKVEPSDNGPLFSELKFYMRAAKPDLIEKWIKSQKLKYLGVPKYWGSGLHEKGGSRYRFMVMDRFGRDLQKVFEENGKRFSRKTVLQLGLRLLDILEYMHEHEYVHADIKASNLLLSYKNPNLVYLVDYGLAYRYSPEGVLKEYKEDPKRCHDGTIEFTSIDAHKGVSPSRRSDLEILGYCMIQWLCGSLPWEDNLQDPNYVRDLKIKFRQNIPDFISKCFSTNDIPNEMIKYMEEVKSLEYNDKPSYQKLRTILQLGLTSIGSKDDDKLDFVSVNELASKSTKKKTKRKLTEVSEESGGEQEVIPTKRGRGRGQGQGVPSKTEANGLKEKSSTPKKRSSSKKILVETGTQTSPAMGRGRGRPKKTK; translated from the exons atGCCACCAAAAAGCAAGCCCCTTGGTAAAGCAAGAGCTCCTGCAAAGAGAAAGCTAGCAGAAGAGTTTCCACGAGGAGAAGTTCTGACAGATACAGCCAAGAAGCAGTGGGTGTTGGGAGAACCAATTGGACAGGGAGGATTTGGACTTCTTTACTTGG CAAATGAAAATTCCTCAGGGACAGTTGGGAAAGATGCCCCATATGTCATTAAAGTG GAGCCGAGTGACAATGGACCACTTTTCTCTGAACTGAAGTTCTACATGAGAGCAGCTAAACCTGATCTAA TTGAAAAGTGGATCAAATCTCAAAAATTGAAGTACCTAGGAGTTCCTAAATATTGGGGATCAGGGCTGCATGAGAAAGGTGGAAGCAG GTACAGGTTCATGGTTATGGACCGATTTGGTAGAGATCTACAAAAGGTCTTTGAAGAAAATGGAAAGCGATTTAGTCGAAAAACTGTCCTACAGCTAGGACTGAGATTA CTTGACATCCTAGAATATATGCATGAACATGAGTATGTGCATGCAGACATCAAAGCCTCTAACCTTCTTCTTAGTTACAAGAACCCCAATCTG GTTTACTTGGTAGATTATGGACTAGCCTATAGGTATAGTCCGGAGGGAGTCCTGAAAGAGTATAAGGAAGATCCAAAGAGATGCCATGATGGAACCATTGAATTTACTAGTATTGATGCACACAAAGGAGTAT CACCATCAAGAAGAAGTGACCTGGAAATCTTGGGCTACTGTATGATACAGTGGTTATGTGGGAGCTTACCTTGGGAAGATAACCTGCAAGACCCCAACTATGTCAGAGATTTAAAAATCAA GTTCAGACAGAACATACCAGATTTTATATCTAAATGCTTCTCCACAAATGATATACCAA ATGAAATGATCAAGTATATGGAGGAAGTTAAGTCCTTGGAATATAATGACAAGCCTTCATATCAGAAACTACGCACTATCCTCCAGCTAGGACTCACGTCTATTGGCTCCAAGGATGACGACAAACTAGACTTTGTATCAGTTAATGAACTGGCATCCAAATCaaccaag aaAAAGACCAAAAGAAAGCTTACGGAAGTGTCTGAAGAATCTGGTGGAGAACAGGAGGTCATTCCCACAAAGCGAGGACGAGGACGGGGACAAGGACAAGGTGTTCCATCAAAAACAG agGCAAATGGTTTGAAGGAAAAGTCATCTACCCCCAAAAAAAGATCATCATCCAAAAAGATTCTGGTAGAAACTGGCACTCAGACTTCTCCTGCAATGGGAAGGGGAAGAGGCAGACCCAAAAAGACCAAATGA